In the Alligator mississippiensis isolate rAllMis1 chromosome 7, rAllMis1, whole genome shotgun sequence genome, one interval contains:
- the LOC102576536 gene encoding olfactory receptor 6M1: protein MAFASNNQTAVTEFILLSFPVLRGRQIFFFVVLLLIYLLTLTGNIVIISIIWTDHRLHTPMYFFLSNLSFLDILFTTVIAPKMLSSLLAQKKSISFAGCITQTYFYFFLGTVEFILLAVMSFDRYVAICNPLRYTVIMNSSICFLMVLGCWVGAFLSVLCPTIVVSRLPYCGHAINHFFCDIAPLLQVACIDTRLIELLNFLLSSLVVLSSLMLTAVSYSYIISTIMKIPSGQGRQKAFSTCVSHITVVTIAYGSSIFMYVRPNQSYSLEFDKVAAVLTTVVTPLLNPFIYSLRNEKVKEVLKEAVIRIFSRS from the coding sequence atggcttttgccagcaACAACCAGACCGCAGTGACAGAATTCATCCTCCTATCCTTCCCTGTCCTCAGGGGAAGGCAGATTTTCTTCTTTGTGGTCCTTCTGCTGATTTACCTGCTCACACTTACGGGGAATATTGTCATAATCTCAATCATATGGACTGACCATCGCCTCcacacccccatgtatttcttcctcagCAACTTGTCCTTCTTGGACATCCTTTTCACAACAGTAATTGCGCCCAAGATGTTATCTAGTCTTCTGGCACAGAAGAAAAGCATCTCCTTTGCTGGATGCATCACCCAGACCTACTTCTATTTCTTCCTGGGGACCGTGGAGTTTATCCTCCTGGCAGTCATGTCCTTTGACCGGTATGTGGCCATCTGCAACCCACTGAGGTACACTGTCATCATGAACAGCAGCATTTGCTTCCTCATGGTGCTGGGTTGCTGGGTGGGGGCCTTCCTCTCGGTCCTCTGCCCCACCATTGTGGTGTCCAGGCTGCCCTACTGTGGCCACGCCAtcaaccatttcttctgtgacattGCCCCCTTGTTGCAAGTGGCCTGCATAGACACCCGCTTGATTGAGCTCCTCAATTTCCTCCTGTCCTCCCTCGTGGTGCTCAGCTCCTTGATGCTCACAGCAGTGTCTTACAGCTACATTATCTCCACCATCATGAAAATCCCTTCCGGGCAGGggcggcagaaagccttctccacttgTGTTTCTCACATCACTGTGGTCACCATTGCCTATGGGAGCTCCATCTTCATGTATGTCCGGCCCAATCAAAGCTACTCCCTTGAGTTTGACAAGGTGGCAGCTGTCTTGACCACAGTGGTGACGCCTCTCCTCAACCCCTTCATATATAGCCTGAGGAATGAGAAGGTCAAAGAAGTCTTGAAGGAGGCTGTCATTAGGATATTTTCACGTTCCTGA
- the LOC102576307 gene encoding olfactory receptor 6E1-like — translation MEGANKTAVSEFILLGLSTIEDHLQAFIFLLLFIMYLVTLLGNTLVIFIVWVDHRLHTPMYFFISNFSFLEILFTSVTNPKMLLNFITDRKTINFAMCMAQSYFYFAVGATEFAILMVMSFDRYVAICCPLQYVTIMRPRLCVQLVLGSWVGGFSVISLHMVMMSKLRFCGPNVINHFFCDSTPLFQLSCVDTHLIQKMDAILLSTIMFSSLCLTMVSYSCLLFSILRIPSTVGRKKAFATCTSHLMVVSLAYGSCIFMYARPVTGYALDLNKGVAVLNTILTPFLNPFIYTFRNKNVKLALRDAINHRIAKLSPIF, via the coding sequence ATGGAGGGAGCAAATAAAACCGCTGTGTCTGAGTTCATTCTGCTGGGGCTTTCCACCATTGAAGACCACCTGCAGGCATTcatctttctcctcctttttatcATGTACTTGGTTACACTCCTGGGCAACACACTGGTCATTTTCATAGTGTGGGTGGATCACAGGCTTCACACGCCCATGTATTTCTTCATCAGTAACTTCTCCTTCCTAGAGATCTTGTTCACCTCTGTTACGAATCCCAAGATGCTGTTGAACTTCATTACAGACAGAAAAACCATCAATTTCGCCATGTGCATGGCCCAGTCCTACTTCTACTTCGCTGTTGGGGCAACAGAGTTTGCCATCCTCATGGTCATGTCCTTTGATCGCTATGTTGCCATCTGCTGCCCCTTACAATATGTCACCATCATGAGGCCAAGACTCTGTGTCCAGCTTGTCCTTGGCTCCTGGGTGGGAGGTTTCTCAGTGATCAGCCTGCACATGGTCATGATGTCAAAGTTGAGGTTTTGTGGGCCCAACGTAAtcaaccatttcttttgtgacagCACACCACTCTTCCAGCTCTCGTGTGTGGACACCCACCTTATTCAGAAGATGGATGCCATTTTGCTGTCCACCATTATGTTTAGCTCATTATGCTTAACTATGGTCTCATATTCTTGCCTTCTTTTCTCCATACTGAGGATCCCATCAACTGTGGGGAGGAAGAAGGCCTTTGCCACTTGCACTTCCCATCTCATGGTGGTCTCATTAGCCTATGGCAGCTGCATTTTCATGTATGCCAGGCCAGTCACTGGTTATGCCTTGGATCTCAACAAAGGGGTGGCAGTGCTGAACACCATATTGACCCCTTTCTTGAACCCCTTCATTTACACCTTCCGAAACAAGAATGTTAAGCTTGCCCTCAGAGATGCCATTAATCACAGAATTGCAAAGCTGTCTCCTATATTCTGA
- the LOC102576766 gene encoding olfactory receptor 6M1, translated as MTVGRLNQTLVTEFILMAFPVSQQMQIFLFLVLLSIYLLTLAGNTVIISIIWLDHRLQTPMYFFLSNLSFLDILFTSVISPKMLVSLLLERKTVSVTACLSQTFFSIFLGTTEFILLAVMSFDRYVAICNPLRYTVIMNGRVCFLLVLSCWLAASISMLGPTIVYTRLPFCGQELDHFFCDITPLLKAACVDTSYLEMLDFVLSSLVLLSSLTFTIVSYTYIIATILRIPSVQRRQKAFSTCASHITVVTIAYGSSIFVYVRPKHSNALAYDKAASLLTTVVTPLLNPFIYSLRNDKVKEVLTDVGAKLMGSSKKVHSEKN; from the coding sequence ATGACTGTGGGTCGTCTGAACCAAACTCTGGTCACAGAGTTCATTCTCATGGCTTTTCCAGTCTCTCAGCAGATGCAGATCTTCCTCTTTCTGGTCCTGCTTTCAATTTACCTGCTTACCCTTGCAGGTAACACAGTCATCATCTCAATCATATGGCTCGATCATCGCCTCCAAACTCCTATGTACTTCTTCCTTAGCAACCTGTCCTTCTTGGATATCCTCTTCACCTCTGTCATTTCTCCTAAAATGCTAGTCAGCCTCCTATTGGAGAGGAAGACAGTGTCAGTCACTGCATGCCTATCCCAGACGTTCTTCTCCATCTTCTTGGGCACCACTGAGTTCATCCTGTTGGCTGTCATGTCATTCGATCGCTATGTGGCCATTTGCAATCCGCTACGCTACACAGTCATAATGAATGGCAGGGTGTGCTTCTTGCTTGTCCTAAGCTGTTGGTTGGCAGCATCTATTTCTATGCTTGGTCCCACCATTGTGTACACCAGGCTACCTTTCTGTGGCCAAGAACTGgaccatttcttctgtgacatcACCCCTCTCCTAAAAGCTGCCTGTGTGGACACAAGCTACCTGGAAATGCTCGACTTTGTTCTCTCCTCCCTCGTCTTGCTGAGTTCCTTGACATTTACTATTGTGTCTTACACTTACATCATAGCTACCATCCTGAGGATACCCTCTGTCCAAAGGCGTCAAAAGGCCTTTTCCACCTGCGCCTCTCACATCACTGTGGTTACTATTGCCTATGGGAGCTCCATCTTCGTGTACGTCAGGCCGAAACACAGCAATGCCTTAGCATATGACAAGGCAGCTTCTTTGCTTACAACTGTGGTGACTCCCCTTTTGAATCCCTTCATCTACAGCCTCAGGAATGACAAAGTGAAGGAGGTCTTGACTGATGTGGGAGCAAAGTTAATGGGTTCTTCCAAGAAGGTCCATTCTGAAAAGAACTGA